DNA from Armatimonadota bacterium:
TCCGTCTGAATACGTATTCTCGTTCATCTCCTGCAATCTCCATGTCCGGGAAAAGGGTCGGCGACTGAATGGAAGGGTGCTCGCTAAAGCCGAACGGTACGTTGCGGCTCTTCCATGTGAGTTTGCCTTGCAGCTACCTTACATTTCCACTGAGCCGCCGCAAATCGAGCGATCAGCTCTCGATCACGACGGTGCCGGCGATGACGTCGTGAAGCGTCTGACTCTTGTTGTTAAACATCGCCATCAGATAGCCGATCATGAATGTCCACTGGGACAGCCATTTGGCGGCGGAACGCGCGCCAGCCCTCCCAAACGTCATTTGTTCACCCCACGTGTCGGCCACCTTCAGGCCAAAGAGCATTTTCCCTAACGTCGCCTGAAACTGGGAGGACTCCATGGCGGTGTAGTAGAACCATTCGATAAACAGAAACGTGGGCCAGACTATCCTGCGCGTTTGCACCACGGCGAATGCCGGCCGGCCGATGATCGGCGCGACCACGGACATCAGAAACAGATCCGTCGTGATTCCCAGGATGATGTTGTCCACAAC
Protein-coding regions in this window:
- a CDS encoding RDD family protein codes for the protein MPLSFNCPVCDHHLDAPDAAAGRSGDCKFCHARIVAPAEPGQPATLESAGLQPSRLDPPERNQPVDAVSTAAPPLPMIDTLYPPGGEPYVPTAKPDQRIPRAMMYGDLARRLLAFVVDNIILGITTDLFLMSVVAPIIGRPAFAVVQTRRIVWPTFLFIEWFYYTAMESSQFQATLGKMLFGLKVADTWGEQMTFGRAGARSAAKWLSQWTFMIGYLMAMFNNKSQTLHDVIAGTVVIES